A genomic region of Kribbella sp. NBC_00382 contains the following coding sequences:
- a CDS encoding PH domain-containing protein encodes MNSKSLENEQYLSQSNRITAVVVMVIGALGVIDILAEWRTLGGLVAGCVIGLVVLAAYVGLFRPSVTLRPGDLLIRNHLRDHVVPWNKITDVDVTDILRIHTDDRRLRCPGVQLVMRDIRKQRAGGRKLKAENSMSRAEFVVDRIDYHVNLYGGTGSADAEIVTSWARPELTIAAVLAVVALVAQLLR; translated from the coding sequence GTGAATTCGAAGTCCCTGGAGAACGAGCAGTACCTGTCGCAGTCGAACCGGATCACCGCGGTCGTGGTGATGGTGATCGGCGCGCTCGGCGTGATCGACATCCTGGCGGAGTGGCGCACGCTTGGCGGCCTGGTGGCCGGCTGCGTGATCGGCCTGGTGGTCCTGGCAGCGTACGTCGGTCTGTTCCGCCCGTCCGTCACGCTCCGCCCCGGCGACCTGCTGATCCGTAACCACCTGCGCGACCACGTGGTGCCGTGGAACAAGATCACCGACGTCGATGTGACCGACATCCTGCGCATCCACACCGACGACCGGCGGCTGCGCTGCCCGGGCGTCCAGCTGGTGATGCGGGACATCCGCAAGCAACGGGCCGGCGGCCGCAAGCTGAAGGCGGAGAACTCGATGTCCCGCGCGGAGTTCGTCGTCGACCGGATCGACTACCACGTGAACCTGTACGGCGGAACGGGCTCCGCCGATGCGGAGATCGTCACCTCCTGGGCCCGCCCCGAGCTGACCATCGCGGCAGTGCTCGCCGTCGTCGCACTGGTTGCCCAGCTCCTGCGCTGA
- a CDS encoding alpha/beta hydrolase, protein MTSSLSRRSLLVAGAAAVVAGVSGVGLVEAGVVPGRGRLNDVLGLTGEDGVAPDVPPGAVESGSFASAARGTKVGWTVMYPHGSQADDALPVVLMLHGRGGDHTSAINDLNADRYLTAAVQAGTAPFALAAVDGGADNYWHRRASGDDPSRMLTAEFLPVLKKLGLRTERIGVLGWSMGGYGALLLAADEGAKQVAAVGALSPALWHKASQAAGGAYDGSDDFQRNQVFGRAADLKDVALRIDCGRDDPFADAVRDLRTEVTADGGLQAGAHTVGYWRRMLGPQLAFLGEKIRD, encoded by the coding sequence ATGACGAGTTCGCTGTCCCGCCGGAGCTTGCTGGTGGCTGGAGCAGCTGCGGTAGTCGCTGGCGTCAGTGGCGTCGGCCTGGTGGAGGCGGGCGTAGTACCGGGTCGCGGGCGGCTGAACGACGTACTGGGTCTTACTGGCGAAGACGGTGTGGCTCCTGACGTCCCGCCCGGTGCGGTGGAGTCCGGCAGCTTCGCGTCGGCTGCTCGCGGTACGAAGGTCGGCTGGACGGTGATGTACCCGCACGGGTCGCAGGCCGACGATGCGCTGCCGGTGGTATTGATGCTGCATGGACGTGGTGGAGACCACACGTCGGCCATCAACGACCTCAACGCTGACCGCTACCTCACAGCCGCAGTACAAGCTGGTACGGCGCCCTTCGCGCTCGCTGCCGTCGACGGGGGAGCCGACAACTACTGGCATCGCCGCGCGTCCGGTGACGACCCGTCGCGGATGTTGACGGCGGAGTTCCTTCCTGTGCTGAAGAAGCTCGGACTGCGCACCGAGCGGATCGGCGTACTGGGGTGGTCAATGGGTGGCTATGGCGCACTGCTGCTCGCGGCCGATGAAGGGGCGAAGCAGGTCGCGGCGGTCGGGGCGTTGAGTCCGGCCCTTTGGCACAAGGCTTCGCAGGCCGCGGGCGGTGCCTATGACGGGTCCGACGACTTTCAGCGAAACCAGGTGTTCGGGCGGGCGGCCGATCTCAAAGATGTTGCCCTGCGCATCGATTGTGGGCGGGACGACCCCTTCGCGGACGCGGTCCGGGACCTGCGGACAGAGGTCACGGCAGACGGCGGGTTGCAGGCCGGAGCGCACACGGTCGGTTACTGGCGGCGCATGCTCGGGCCCCAACTCGCCTTCCTCGGTGAGAAAATCCGGGATTAG
- a CDS encoding neutral zinc metallopeptidase: MFNLSSKKLRTLAGVAAVAGFAALAVPTQAAQAAGGVPQPVASETGVAAESQAKVQSAQPSTKSYATDTAIVKNNKLYKTGAIAASKCKEVRGPLSTANAVKAYDQTMVNCMWAAWAPTLKASGANYHIKPTLVMYTSRAKTYCGVISQPTSYYCGHGAKAEIYIPGAYVVNFYKQNPVYARAYATNTIAHEYGHHVQYMTGILSASWNRQYALSGSAAKLEENRRRELQASCLGSAMIGANKRYYPMSGALYTQWKYVVSHSGDIKGYPRDHGSFANHNFWSTAGFNASSSATYAKYCNTFNAVSSRVS; encoded by the coding sequence ATGTTCAACCTCTCCAGCAAGAAACTGCGGACTCTGGCCGGCGTCGCCGCCGTCGCCGGGTTCGCAGCCCTCGCAGTACCGACCCAGGCCGCCCAGGCCGCGGGTGGAGTGCCGCAGCCGGTCGCCTCGGAGACCGGCGTCGCCGCCGAGTCCCAGGCGAAGGTGCAGAGCGCGCAGCCCAGCACCAAGTCGTACGCCACCGACACGGCGATCGTTAAGAACAACAAGCTGTACAAGACCGGCGCGATCGCCGCGTCGAAGTGCAAGGAGGTCCGCGGGCCGCTCAGCACCGCCAACGCGGTCAAGGCCTACGACCAGACGATGGTCAACTGCATGTGGGCCGCGTGGGCGCCGACGCTGAAGGCCTCCGGCGCGAACTACCACATCAAGCCGACCCTGGTGATGTACACGTCGCGGGCCAAGACGTACTGCGGCGTCATCAGCCAGCCGACGTCGTACTACTGCGGTCACGGCGCCAAGGCCGAGATCTACATCCCGGGCGCCTACGTGGTGAACTTCTACAAGCAGAACCCGGTCTACGCCCGCGCCTACGCGACCAACACGATCGCGCACGAGTACGGCCACCACGTGCAGTACATGACCGGCATCCTGAGCGCGTCCTGGAACCGTCAGTACGCGCTGTCCGGCAGCGCCGCCAAGCTGGAGGAGAACCGCCGCCGTGAGCTGCAGGCCTCCTGCCTCGGCTCGGCGATGATCGGCGCCAACAAGCGCTACTACCCGATGAGCGGCGCGCTCTACACCCAGTGGAAGTACGTCGTCTCGCACTCCGGCGACATCAAGGGCTACCCGCGCGACCACGGCTCGTTCGCGAACCACAATTTCTGGTCGACGGCCGGCTTCAACGCCAGCAGCTCCGCCACCTACGCGAAGTACTGCAACACCTTCAATGCGGTCTCCAGCCGGGTCTCCTGA
- a CDS encoding phospho-sugar mutase, with translation MVTVNEAVLIRTAAQAWLAEDPDPDTRAELQALLDSGAEADAELADRFAGTLEFGTAGLRGAVGAGSNRMNRVVVIRAAAGLAAYLKANGLTDGPVLIGYDARHKSDVFAEDTAAVIRGAGLDAVLLDRPTPTPVVAFGIRHLKAVAGVVVTASHNPPQDNGYKVYLGDGSQIVPPADSEIAAAIEAVGAIASVPRGDDWQTAGDDLLNAYLDRIATLVPADAPRELNVAYTPLHGVGRLLVEAAVSRAGFAAPSVVASQADPDPDFPTVSFPNPEEPGAIDAALELARSVGADIAVANDPDADRCAVAVPDPAADGGWRMLRGDELGALLGEFLLSSRPSGVAACSIVSSSLLGKIAAAYDVDYADTLTGFKWIGRVPNLVFGYEEALGYCVDPEAVKDKDGISTLIRVLQLAAGAKASGRTLLDLLDDLAKKYGLHATDQLAVRVEDLSLITAAMGRLRATPPTQLGDHAVERAEDLNEGTETLPPTDGLRYTLSEGARVVVRPSGTEPKIKCYLEVVIPVSGDDVAAARAQATVELTAIKQALAAAAGI, from the coding sequence GTGGTGACCGTCAATGAGGCCGTTTTGATTCGTACTGCTGCTCAGGCTTGGCTTGCTGAGGATCCTGATCCTGATACGCGTGCCGAGCTCCAGGCGTTGCTGGACTCCGGGGCGGAGGCTGACGCCGAGCTGGCTGACCGGTTTGCCGGCACGCTCGAGTTCGGTACTGCGGGTCTGCGCGGCGCTGTCGGAGCCGGGTCGAACCGGATGAACCGGGTCGTCGTCATCCGCGCGGCAGCCGGGCTGGCGGCGTATCTGAAGGCCAACGGGCTGACCGATGGGCCGGTACTGATCGGATATGACGCTCGGCACAAGTCGGACGTGTTCGCCGAGGACACCGCGGCGGTGATTCGGGGTGCTGGGCTGGATGCGGTATTGCTGGATCGGCCGACGCCGACCCCGGTGGTGGCGTTTGGGATCAGGCATCTGAAAGCGGTTGCCGGGGTCGTGGTGACGGCCTCGCACAATCCGCCGCAGGACAACGGGTACAAGGTGTATCTCGGGGACGGCTCGCAGATCGTCCCGCCGGCCGACAGCGAGATCGCCGCTGCGATTGAGGCTGTCGGGGCAATTGCCTCCGTGCCGCGCGGCGATGACTGGCAGACGGCGGGCGACGACCTGCTGAATGCGTACCTGGACCGGATCGCCACCCTGGTGCCTGCCGACGCTCCTCGTGAGCTGAACGTCGCGTACACGCCGCTGCACGGGGTCGGGCGGTTGCTGGTCGAGGCGGCTGTCTCGCGGGCCGGATTCGCGGCGCCGTCGGTGGTGGCGTCGCAGGCGGATCCGGATCCGGACTTCCCGACGGTGTCGTTCCCCAACCCGGAGGAGCCGGGGGCGATCGACGCGGCACTTGAGTTGGCGCGGTCGGTCGGGGCCGACATCGCCGTGGCCAACGACCCAGATGCTGATCGGTGCGCTGTCGCAGTACCGGATCCCGCCGCCGATGGCGGGTGGCGGATGCTCCGCGGTGACGAGCTCGGCGCCCTCCTCGGCGAATTCCTGCTCTCGTCCCGCCCGTCCGGGGTCGCCGCGTGCTCGATCGTCTCGTCGTCGCTGCTCGGCAAGATCGCCGCCGCCTACGACGTCGACTACGCAGACACCCTCACCGGCTTCAAGTGGATCGGCCGCGTGCCCAATCTGGTCTTCGGCTACGAAGAGGCCCTCGGCTACTGCGTAGACCCTGAGGCCGTCAAGGATAAAGACGGCATCTCGACGCTGATCCGCGTGCTGCAGCTGGCCGCCGGCGCCAAGGCATCCGGTCGCACGCTGCTGGACCTGCTCGACGACCTGGCGAAGAAGTACGGCCTGCACGCCACCGACCAGCTGGCCGTCCGCGTCGAGGACCTCAGCCTGATCACCGCGGCGATGGGGCGACTGCGCGCCACCCCGCCCACCCAACTCGGTGACCACGCGGTGGAACGCGCAGAAGACCTGAACGAAGGCACGGAAACGCTGCCCCCGACCGACGGCCTCCGCTACACCCTCTCGGAAGGCGCCCGGGTAGTAGTCCGCCCCTCCGGCACCGAACCCAAAATCAAGTGCTACCTGGAGGTCGTCATCCCCGTCAGTGGCGATGACGTCGCAGCGGCCCGCGCGCAGGCGACAGTCGAGCTGACCGCCATCAAGCAAGCCCTGGCCGCAGCCGCAGGCATCTGA
- a CDS encoding gamma-glutamylcyclotransferase → MTLYAAFASNLDPNLMAERCPYSPLRGTGWIVGWRLTFGGEELGWEGSMATVVEDPSDPTNQVFVALYDVSPKDVERLDEWEFIDQGVYRKIQVRVQTLDGEQLAWMYVLNAYEGGLPSARYLGILAEAAEAAGAPDDYVADLRARPCQSSGH, encoded by the coding sequence GTGACCCTGTACGCCGCGTTTGCGTCGAATCTGGACCCGAACTTGATGGCCGAGCGGTGCCCGTACTCCCCCCTGCGCGGGACCGGGTGGATCGTCGGCTGGCGCCTGACCTTCGGGGGTGAGGAACTCGGCTGGGAAGGCTCGATGGCGACCGTCGTCGAGGACCCCAGCGACCCGACGAACCAGGTCTTCGTCGCCCTGTACGACGTCAGCCCGAAGGACGTCGAGCGGCTGGACGAGTGGGAGTTCATCGATCAGGGCGTCTACCGCAAGATCCAGGTCCGGGTACAGACCCTGGACGGCGAGCAACTGGCCTGGATGTACGTCCTCAACGCCTACGAGGGCGGCCTCCCCTCCGCCCGATACCTAGGCATCCTCGCCGAAGCAGCCGAAGCAGCTGGCGCCCCAGACGACTACGTAGCAGACCTCCGAGCCCGCCCCTGCCAGTCCTCGGGCCACTGA
- a CDS encoding NAD(P)H-quinone dehydrogenase, whose amino-acid sequence MARVVIIGGGPGGYEAASAAAQLGAEVTVVDSDGIGGSCVLTDCVPSKTLIATAEVMTEVEDAGQLGVRLDDGDDDPANSVRVDLSVVNKRVKALAAAQSEGIGRRLADDKVRVINGRGRLDGPETVVVGDERLDADVVLIATGARPRVLKGSEPDGERILTWEQVYELDELPERLIVVGSGVTGAEFASAYDALGSDVVLVSSRDRVLPGEDKDAAEVLEDVFKRRGMTVLGKSRAESVKRHGDGVLVTLTDGRTVEGSHALLAVGSLPNTEDMGLVESGVSLGDGGFVTVDRVSRTTARGVYAAGDCTGVLMLASVAAMQGRIAMSHALGDAVAPLDLSTVSSNVFTAPEIATVGLTQAVLDAGGSTAMVVKVPLRDNARAKMQGNRDGFVKLFCLPNTGIIVGGVVVAPRASELIHPISLAVGARLTVDQMAQSFTVYPSVSGSIAEAARRLHLRS is encoded by the coding sequence GTGGCGCGAGTTGTGATCATCGGTGGCGGTCCAGGCGGGTACGAAGCGGCGAGTGCGGCCGCCCAACTAGGGGCGGAGGTGACGGTCGTCGACTCCGACGGGATCGGTGGTTCGTGCGTGCTCACGGACTGCGTCCCGAGCAAGACGCTGATCGCCACCGCGGAGGTGATGACGGAGGTCGAGGACGCCGGGCAGCTGGGCGTACGGCTCGACGACGGTGACGACGATCCGGCGAACTCCGTGCGTGTCGACCTCTCCGTGGTCAACAAACGGGTCAAGGCGCTGGCGGCGGCCCAGTCGGAGGGGATCGGCCGGCGGCTGGCCGACGACAAGGTCCGGGTGATCAACGGCCGCGGCCGCCTCGATGGCCCGGAGACCGTGGTCGTCGGCGACGAGCGGCTGGACGCCGACGTGGTGCTGATCGCCACCGGAGCAAGGCCGCGCGTACTGAAGGGCTCCGAGCCGGACGGTGAGCGGATCCTGACCTGGGAGCAGGTCTACGAGCTGGACGAGCTGCCTGAGCGGCTGATCGTTGTCGGGTCAGGTGTCACCGGCGCCGAGTTCGCGAGCGCGTACGACGCGCTTGGCAGCGACGTGGTGCTGGTCTCCTCCCGCGACCGGGTCCTGCCGGGCGAGGACAAGGACGCCGCCGAGGTCCTGGAGGACGTCTTCAAGCGTCGCGGCATGACCGTCCTGGGCAAGTCCCGGGCCGAGTCGGTCAAGCGGCACGGCGACGGCGTCCTGGTCACGCTGACCGACGGCCGCACGGTCGAGGGCTCGCATGCCCTCCTCGCGGTCGGATCGCTGCCGAACACGGAGGACATGGGCCTCGTCGAGTCGGGCGTGTCGCTGGGCGACGGCGGGTTCGTCACCGTCGACCGGGTCTCCCGTACTACGGCCCGCGGGGTGTACGCGGCCGGCGACTGTACCGGCGTACTGATGCTGGCCTCGGTCGCGGCCATGCAGGGCCGGATCGCGATGTCCCACGCGCTGGGCGACGCCGTGGCGCCGCTGGACCTGTCGACCGTCTCGTCGAACGTCTTCACCGCCCCCGAGATCGCCACCGTCGGCCTGACCCAGGCGGTACTCGACGCCGGCGGCAGTACTGCGATGGTCGTCAAGGTGCCGCTGCGGGACAACGCCCGCGCCAAGATGCAGGGCAACCGCGACGGCTTCGTCAAACTCTTCTGCCTGCCGAACACCGGGATCATCGTCGGTGGCGTGGTCGTGGCGCCGCGGGCGAGTGAGCTGATCCACCCGATCTCGCTGGCGGTCGGCGCCCGCCTGACGGTCGACCAGATGGCCCAGTCGTTCACCGTCTATCCGTCGGTCTCCGGCTCTATCGCGGAAGCCGCGCGTAGGTTGCACTTGAGGTCATGA
- a CDS encoding muconolactone Delta-isomerase family protein, producing MKFLVLWQMELSLLSPEMARAVGAMPEYGERLQREGKVLARYHVVGSHGGAWIYEVESHEEFERLLGRAPVFNFARYTVHALAEMT from the coding sequence ATGAAGTTCCTGGTGCTCTGGCAGATGGAGCTGAGCCTGCTCTCGCCCGAGATGGCGAGGGCGGTCGGCGCCATGCCGGAGTACGGCGAACGCCTGCAGCGCGAGGGCAAGGTGCTGGCGCGCTATCACGTGGTCGGCTCGCACGGCGGCGCCTGGATCTACGAGGTCGAGTCGCACGAGGAGTTCGAGCGGCTGCTCGGCCGGGCGCCGGTCTTCAACTTCGCCCGGTACACCGTGCACGCGCTCGCCGAGATGACCTGA
- a CDS encoding helix-turn-helix domain-containing protein — MFIGQDLTVDRHLILTHRLRARRVELGLTQKQVVTRLARRGIRTTNKTLSSFEHGAGVDVVRLPELAAALDCTVTYLLGLTEDPTQWSPDQPTPLLRPSTATPVTGNWILGPDVPTRAAAHRT; from the coding sequence ATGTTCATCGGCCAGGATCTGACCGTCGACCGGCACTTGATCCTCACGCACCGGCTGCGAGCCCGCCGCGTCGAGCTCGGCCTCACCCAAAAGCAGGTCGTCACCCGGCTCGCCCGCCGCGGGATCCGTACCACGAACAAGACCCTGAGCAGCTTCGAGCACGGCGCCGGCGTCGACGTAGTCCGCCTCCCCGAACTAGCCGCAGCCCTCGACTGCACGGTCACCTACCTACTCGGCCTGACCGAGGACCCCACCCAGTGGTCCCCCGACCAGCCAACCCCTCTCCTCCGCCCCAGCACCGCCACCCCAGTAACCGGCAACTGGATCCTCGGCCCCGACGTCCCCACCCGAGCCGCAGCCCACCGCACCTAA
- a CDS encoding SDR family oxidoreductase, translated as MDLQLAGKTALVTGASKGIGLAITKELLAEGVKVVAGARTVGGELAALGVETVAVDLGTPEGPAAFVAEALARTGGFDILVNNVGAVSPRPGGFASVTDEEWLATWTLDFLSSVRTTRAALPQLVERTGAIVTVCSVNASYPDPLVIDYSAAKAAQANFFKALSKEVGPQGVRVNTVSPGPVATDLWLGKGGVAETVAGSGAAGGDPAAVAAQAAAGSVTGRFTTSEEVAALVVFLASSRAGNLTGADITIDGGLTPTL; from the coding sequence ATGGATCTGCAGTTGGCCGGCAAGACCGCACTGGTGACTGGGGCGAGTAAGGGCATCGGGCTGGCGATTACCAAGGAGTTGCTGGCCGAAGGGGTGAAGGTCGTCGCGGGCGCTCGGACGGTCGGCGGTGAACTGGCGGCGCTCGGCGTCGAGACCGTTGCTGTCGATCTCGGTACGCCGGAAGGGCCGGCTGCCTTTGTGGCGGAGGCGTTGGCGCGGACGGGCGGGTTCGACATCCTCGTCAACAACGTCGGGGCGGTGAGTCCGCGGCCGGGTGGGTTCGCCTCGGTCACCGACGAGGAGTGGCTGGCCACTTGGACGCTCGACTTCCTGTCCTCCGTACGGACTACGCGGGCTGCGTTGCCGCAGTTGGTCGAGCGGACCGGGGCCATCGTGACCGTGTGCTCGGTCAATGCGAGCTATCCCGATCCGCTGGTGATCGACTACAGCGCTGCGAAGGCTGCGCAGGCCAACTTCTTCAAGGCGTTGTCGAAGGAGGTCGGACCGCAGGGCGTACGCGTCAACACCGTCAGCCCGGGACCGGTCGCCACGGACCTGTGGCTGGGCAAGGGTGGAGTCGCGGAGACGGTTGCCGGATCGGGCGCGGCCGGAGGCGATCCCGCCGCGGTCGCGGCTCAGGCTGCCGCCGGCTCGGTAACCGGCCGCTTCACGACTTCGGAGGAGGTCGCCGCGCTGGTCGTCTTCCTCGCCAGCAGCCGAGCCGGCAACCTCACCGGCGCCGACATCACCATCGACGGTGGTCTGACGCCCACGCTTTAG
- a CDS encoding DUF6390 family protein produces the protein MVSGPILFVRYALAPNLLGYCGPADCNSLLAYGSSGEVDDGLRERARQFEGAWPYLEMIASTAGLRDPLDHRIVEAYWLGNTLLDDVGPRLKAHGMPHHSYQVFYCYPWADLLPDERASAQALHVLDQCRIRWGRVIADVGTHVVVESRPLVWDGHALSLGNLRKETVIRGTDGVDLLGPLSPGDWVSLHWQWICDRIDLRRVTDLRRYSAYHLALTNKRLVPSDRT, from the coding sequence ATGGTCTCCGGGCCGATCCTGTTCGTCCGGTACGCGCTGGCGCCCAACCTGCTCGGGTACTGCGGACCTGCGGACTGCAACAGCTTGCTCGCGTACGGATCCAGCGGCGAGGTGGACGACGGGCTGAGGGAGCGCGCCCGCCAGTTCGAGGGCGCCTGGCCGTACCTGGAGATGATCGCCTCGACCGCTGGCCTGCGAGACCCCCTCGATCACCGGATCGTCGAGGCGTACTGGCTCGGCAACACCCTCCTGGACGATGTCGGCCCGCGCCTGAAGGCCCATGGGATGCCGCACCACAGCTATCAGGTCTTTTACTGCTACCCCTGGGCCGACCTGCTACCCGACGAGCGCGCCAGCGCACAGGCCCTGCATGTGCTCGACCAGTGCCGCATCCGCTGGGGCCGAGTGATCGCTGACGTCGGCACCCACGTCGTGGTCGAGTCCCGCCCTCTGGTTTGGGATGGCCATGCACTGTCCCTCGGCAACCTCCGCAAGGAGACAGTCATCCGCGGCACCGACGGGGTCGACCTCCTCGGCCCGCTCTCCCCCGGCGACTGGGTCTCCCTCCACTGGCAGTGGATCTGCGACCGCATAGACCTCCGCCGAGTCACGGACCTCCGCCGCTACTCGGCGTACCACCTAGCCCTCACCAACAAGCGGCTTGTCCCGAGCGACAGGACATAG
- a CDS encoding HypC/HybG/HupF family hydrogenase formation chaperone — MCLGIPGRIVRTTPGLDLGQVEVAGVVREINLALLDGPFVPGEYILIHSGFALERMSPERAADALAFFGGE, encoded by the coding sequence ATGTGTCTCGGCATTCCGGGCAGGATCGTCCGGACCACGCCCGGCCTCGACCTCGGACAGGTGGAGGTCGCCGGAGTCGTGCGCGAGATCAACCTGGCGCTGCTGGACGGTCCGTTCGTACCGGGTGAGTACATCTTGATCCACAGCGGCTTCGCGCTCGAACGGATGTCCCCCGAGCGGGCGGCCGACGCGCTCGCCTTCTTCGGCGGCGAGTGA
- a CDS encoding hydrogenase maturation protease → MILVAGLGNMFCSDDAFGVSVIEELAKREWPDHVEVQDFGIRGIHLAYQLLEPYELVVLVDVVQRGGAPGSVYVVEAEPDPEPGPEVSMDAHDLGPDAVLSLVPRLGGTLGKVVVVGCEPADLGTGIGLTPAVQGAVETAARLVTDLVLEQRVSEGTA, encoded by the coding sequence ATGATCCTGGTGGCCGGGCTGGGCAACATGTTCTGCAGCGACGACGCCTTCGGGGTGTCGGTGATCGAGGAGTTGGCCAAGCGGGAGTGGCCTGATCACGTCGAGGTGCAGGACTTCGGGATTCGCGGGATCCACCTGGCGTACCAGCTGCTTGAGCCGTACGAGCTCGTAGTACTGGTGGATGTCGTGCAGCGGGGTGGGGCGCCGGGGAGCGTCTACGTCGTGGAGGCCGAGCCGGATCCGGAGCCCGGGCCGGAGGTCAGCATGGATGCGCATGATCTCGGGCCTGACGCTGTGCTCTCGCTTGTGCCACGACTTGGTGGGACCTTGGGGAAGGTGGTCGTGGTCGGTTGCGAGCCGGCTGACCTCGGCACCGGCATCGGGCTCACGCCGGCGGTACAGGGTGCGGTGGAGACCGCGGCCCGGCTGGTGACCGACTTGGTGCTCGAACAGAGAGTCAGCGAAGGGACAGCGTAA
- a CDS encoding DUF6084 family protein, protein MVDLEFVCTGADADRYAATPTVLLHLHVTETTGAPVHALALRCQIRIEPIRRRYSDEEGDALADLFGDRARWGETLKPLQLAFVSQMVPGFSGSTDVDLALPCSYDFDVAAHKYLYAVREGGVPLLLLFSGTIFTGRAGTLSVTPVAWQKETSFSMPVPVWRDAMDQHFPGAAWLKLRRETFDKLYDYRAREALPGWDDAIERLLKEKLE, encoded by the coding sequence GTGGTTGACCTGGAGTTCGTCTGCACGGGCGCCGACGCCGACCGGTACGCCGCCACGCCGACCGTCCTGCTGCATCTCCACGTCACCGAGACCACCGGTGCGCCGGTGCACGCGCTGGCCCTGCGTTGCCAGATCCGGATCGAGCCGATCCGGCGGCGGTACTCCGACGAGGAGGGCGACGCGCTGGCCGATCTCTTCGGCGACCGGGCGCGCTGGGGTGAGACGTTGAAGCCGTTGCAACTGGCCTTCGTCTCGCAAATGGTTCCCGGGTTCAGCGGATCGACCGACGTGGACCTGGCGCTGCCCTGTAGCTACGACTTCGATGTTGCCGCGCACAAGTATCTCTATGCGGTTCGCGAAGGCGGGGTGCCGTTGTTGCTGTTGTTCAGCGGGACGATCTTCACCGGGCGGGCCGGAACGTTATCGGTGACCCCGGTGGCCTGGCAGAAGGAGACGTCGTTCTCGATGCCGGTGCCGGTCTGGCGGGATGCGATGGATCAGCATTTCCCTGGTGCGGCGTGGCTGAAGTTGCGGCGGGAGACGTTCGACAAGCTGTATGACTATCGGGCGCGGGAGGCTTTACCTGGTTGGGATGACGCGATTGAGCGGCTCTTGAAGGAGAAGCTCGAATGA